One region of Triticum aestivum cultivar Chinese Spring chromosome 6B, IWGSC CS RefSeq v2.1, whole genome shotgun sequence genomic DNA includes:
- the LOC123134674 gene encoding uncharacterized protein → MASSADSSEEEEKRQCCIPEAADRPLRHPLACSDSIRLVDDHCAPQMLAYSRRHYRGEVCSKVDISSQPSWAAGATVLPIRGYRFIWAVACLTQLASSFSNGGCPGLECISSVDSFQEDTYESSFEISPTELVESILTLPERSREGLKGRLYESDANGSRVLTHEAVSKPLDEVPSFSTILRVKVMLDINGGKCSYILTSKHQDIVKALKWKPFSLKMATVHCKRGTCVSSASYPGHNASVKSEALNNLRNLMMIVALQFGTTKMAGDLDFLFQIVTTECGLEILKTSA, encoded by the exons aTGGCTTCCTCCGCGGACAGCTCCGAGGAGGAAGAGAAGCGGCAGTGCTGCATCCCTGAAGCGGCGGACCGCCCCCTGCGACACCCCCTCGCCTGCAGCGACAGCATCCGCCTCGTCGACGACCACTGCGCCCCCCAAATGCTCGCCTATAGCCGCCGCCATTACCGAGGCGAG GTGTGCAGCAAGGTCGACATCTCGAGCCAACCTTCCTGGGCTGCAGGCGCCACTGTTCTGCCAATCCGCGGTTATCGATTCATTTGGGCTGTTGCTTGTCTCACACAG TTAGCGAGTTCTTTTTCCAATGGAGGATGTCCAGGCTTGGAGTGCATTTCTAG TGTTGATTCATTTCAAGAAGATACATATGAGTCAAGCTTCGAAATATCTCCAACAGAGTTAGTAGAATCAATCTTAACTCTACCTGAAAGATCCAGGGAGGGACTGAAAGGAAGATTGTATGAATCTGATGCAAACGGAAGCAGAGTACTAACTCATGAAGCTGTTTCAAAACCTCTTGACGAAGTTCCATCCTTTTCGACAATTCTTCGAGTGAAAGTTATGTTAGACATTAATG GTGGTAAGTGCTCCTACATTCTCACAAGTAAACATCAAGATATTGTCAAAGCTCTTAAAtggaagccattcagtttgaaaaTGGCCACAGTTCACTGCAA GAGAGGGACATGCGTCTCGTCAGCATCATATCCTGGCCACAATGCATCAGTAAAGTCAGAg GCCTTGAATAATCTGAGGAACCTTATGATGATAGTGGCACTGCAATTCGGCACAACCAAAATGGCCGGAGATTTGGATTTTCTCTTCCAAATAGTGACAACAGAATGTGGACTGGAAATATTGAAGACCTCAGCTTGA